The Candidatus Saganbacteria bacterium nucleotide sequence GATATCGTCTCAAGGGCCATATACGACGAGATGAAAAAGACCGATTCGGACCACGTGCATCTCAATCTTTCCGGGATAGACCCTGAAAAAGTAAAAAAACGTTTCCCGACCATTTACAGGACCTGTAAAGAAGCAGGCATGGACCTCACAGCCGATGATATCCCTGTGGCTCCCGCGGCGCATTATTTCATGGGCGGGATAAGGACAGATCTTGAAGCAAGGACAAATATAAAAGGCTTGTGGGCTGCGGGAGAAGTGATGTCATCGGGAGTACATGGCGCGAACCGTTTAGCAAGTAATTCGCTATTGGAAGGAGTCGTTTTCGGTCATAGAGCGGCGTTGTCGGCAAAAGAGTATCTAAATGCTCTACCCGAACCTGAACGGTTCGGCTCTGATAAACCGGAGCCGACTCGTTTAGAGTCGGGTAATATTAAAAGAGGTTTATTAAATGATCTTTCCAAACATCGCCATTTCATTAAAAAGCTGATGTGGGACAACGTAGGGATAATCAGGACCGGCATGGGACTTGAAAAAGCCGTAAAAGAATTGACTCTGCTTGAAAAAGCTCTTGATCATGATCCGATGACCGTTCAGGAAAGAGAATTGAAGAATATGGCCCTTGTGGGAAGACTGATCAGCCAGGCGGCCCTGGACAGGAAAGAATCAAGGGGAGCGCATTTCAGGACGGATCATTCTGAAAGAGATGATAAGAACTGGAAGAAACACCTCATTTACCGGTCTCGCGTTTGAACTCGCCCGGCTTTAGATCGTCGAGCTTATAGGGTCCGACTGCTATCCTGACCAGCCGGAGGCATGGCAGGCCTACTGCAGCCGTCATCTTTCTTACCTGCCTATTACGCCCTTCAGTGACCGATATTTCAAGCCAGGAAGCGGGGATTGTTTTCCGGTACCTTACCGGTTTTGATCTTTCCCATAATACCGGTTCGCCGATCATCCTGACCCTGGCAGGAAGAGTTTTTTTTCCTTCAATGATGATCCCTCTTGCAATTTTATCGATCTGCACTTTTTCCGGGATGCCTTCGACCTGCGCTATATAGGTCTTGAGTTTTTTGCAGAGCGGGTCGGTCAGGTTATGGAGAAGATCTCCGTTATTTGAAAGAACGACAAGCCCTTCGCTGTCAAGGTCGAGCCTGCCTGCGGGATAGATATCCGGGATGTCCAGATAGTTTTTTAAAGTCGGACGGCCCTGTTTGTCGGTGAACTGGCACAAGACACCGTAAGGTTTATTAAAGAGGATAATGATCCTTTTATCACTTCGGATAGATCCTTACCTTCCTGTTAGGTTCCTCGCCAACCGACTGCGCCTTCATATTATGACGCTCTATCAGCTGATGCTGAAGACGCCTGATATAGGAGTTCTGGGGGGACAGGTCGATGGTTTTGCGCGTATTCTTGACCTCCTCGACAGCTTCTTCCACCTCGGACACGGCTGTCTTTTCTATCTCATCCTGGTCCGGAGATATCTTGAAAAAATTCTTCAGGAACCTTGTCACCTGGTTCGCCGTGCCGCCTTTCAGGACATGAAGCGGAATTTTATGACTGCCGGCAAGCTTCACTATCTTCGGGTCCGCCGAAGCTTTGGCCCTTGTGGTTATGATGATATCGGCATCATCGAGATTGTCGACCACGGAAGCAGGCACGTTTACCGCGTTTATCACCCTGTTCACCCTGCTGTTGTTCATGCCGTAAGCGTAGATCTTTGTCTCGTTGTCCTGTTTTTCTTCAATCGTTTTTTCTATCTCCTCGTCGCTGATCTCCGGCATCGGCTCGATCGCTTTCTGTTTTATCTCGATCTTCCCGTCGGCTTTCCTGACCCTGACCTCCGGCGTCGGGATCCTTCCCCGGAGGAACTGGTCAACGGCTGAGGCAGTGTCTTTATAGATCGCCATCACATCGCGCTCCCTGATCTCGACCACAGTGTCAAAGGTGGGAGGGGCTTTTCTTTCAAGTACCGCTTTTTGCGTCCTTCTTCTCTTTGCTTCTTCATCGCCGAGGATCACTGTCTGTATGCCTCCGGCAAGATCGCTGAGAGTGGGATTTGAGATAAGGTTCTCAAGCGTCTGGCCGTGAGCGGTCCCGATAAGGACGACACCTCTTTCCGCGATCGTCCTTGCCGCTTCCGCCTCCGCCTCGGTCCCTATTTCGTCGATGATTATCACTTCCGGCATGTGGTTCTCCACGGCTTCAATCATGACAGCATGCTGTTTTTCCGGTGAAGGCACCTGCATCCTCCGGGCTTTGCCGATTCCTTCGTGGGGGATATCGCCGTCGCCGGCGATCTCGTTGCTGGTGTCCACCACTATGACGCGCTTGCCCAGCTCTCCGCTGAGGACGCGCGCGGCTTCGCGCAGTTTTGTCGTCTTCCCTATACCAGGAGGCCCCATGAACAAGATGCTTTTATTGGATTTGATAATGTCCTTTATGATGTCGATCGTACCGTAGGCCGCCCTGCCCACCCTGCATGTCAGGCCGATTATCTTTCCTGTCCTGTTCCTTATGGCGGATATCCTGTGGAGAGTCCTTTCTATCCCTGCCCTGTTGTCCGACGTGAACATGCCCACTTTTGAAGAAATATGGTCGATGTCCTCCTGTTTTACGAATTCATCCTCCAGGTAAAATACTTTTTTTTCAAAACGGACCTCCGGCATCTTTCCTAGGTCGAGGATGACTTCTATCATGTCGGAAAAATCAACGGATGAATATATCTTGTCTTTTATGCGGGAGGGAAGCACTTCCAGGAGCGTCTTAATAGCATCTGAGATCTTGATCTCGGCCACTTATTTTCCTCTGACGGCCTTTTTAAGGTTGAACCCTGCCACAAAAGTAGGGCACTTGGTCATCGGGATCTCGATCTTTTCGCCTGTGCGGGGGTTCCTGCCGACCCTTCCTTTGCGGTTCTTTACCGTGAAGTTGCCGAACCCGACAAGCCGGACTTTTTCGCCTTTCACAAGGGCCTCTGTCATGAACGCGACCGCCGATTCAAGCATCTCTTCCATCTTTGATCTTTTACCGTCAAACTTTTTTGCGAGCTTATCGGCCAACTGTTTTTGGTTCATGTTTTACCACCTCTTTTATTATACAGCAAAACACCGGCATTTTTTATTCAGAAGCTCCCACTTCTCGTCAAGCTCTTTTTGTATCCGGTCAAGCAGTTCCTTGTTCCCCGGCTTGAACAGGTGCCTGAACCTTGACTGGGGTTTCATAAAATCTACGAGCTGCTTCTTTTCTTTAGGCGTGTAATTCAGTTTATATTTGCCGTTCTCCACCTCATATAACGGCCAGAAGCAGGTGTCAACGGCCAGTTTTCCCATCTCGACGGTCTTGTCCATCGGATATCCCCAGCCCAGCTGGCAGGGCTGAAGTACGTTCAGGAACTTCGGCCCCCTGATGGACATCGCTTTTTCCACCTTTTTCGTAAGGTCCATCCAGTTACCACAAACGCTTTGGGCGGCATACGGGATATTGTGTGCGACCATTATTTCGGTCAGGTCTTTGCGCCACATCCTTTTTCCCTGCTGTACCTTCCCGGCAGGTTCTGTCGTCGTGTTCGCACCTATCGGGGTCGCGCCGGAGCGCTGGATCGAGGTGTTCATGTATGCCTGATTGTCATAACACACGTAAAGGATATCATGGCCTCTTTCCATAGCCCCTGAAAGCGCTTGAAAACCTATATCGTACGTGCCTCCGTCGCCTCCGAAAGCTATAAACCTTATCTCATCACTGAGTTTGCCCTGTCTTTTCAATGACTTGTATGCCGCCTCGATACCCGATATTGATGCTCCGGCATTCTCAAACGCGCTGTGTAAGAACGGGGTCTTCCAGGCTGAATATGGAAATATTGTGGTCGAGACCTCAAGACATCCCGTCGCGCACGTTACCACTACCGGCTCTTTTACCGCCATAAGGACCTGCCGCACTATTATCGGGGCCCCGCAGCCGGGACACATCCTGTGTCCTCCGGTAAGGCGGTCTTCTCTTGATGCAAGCTCCTTTAATGTTGCCATTTATCTTACTCCTTTGTAACTTACGACTTGTTTGACCGGCTCGCCCTGCGCGGCTTTGTTGGTTTCCTCGATTATCTTGATCTTGCCGACGGATGAGATCGCCTTCAGGTCTTCGACGATCTCATTCAGATGGGACTGTGTTACTTCTCTCCCGCCGAGACCGCATATATAATCGGCTACAAGAGGCCTTTTTGACCTTTCATAAAGCGCGCATTTTATCTCCTCAAAAAGAGGCCCGCCTTTTGCCGCGTAGCCGTCACACCTGTCTATCACTGCTATAGCTTTGATGTTTTCAAGAGCGTCCGCTATCTCTTTTTCCGGGAACGGCCTGAATACTCTCAGTTTTAACAGGCCGATCTTGACCCCTTTTGCCCTGTATTCATTTACGACTTCTTTCATCGAGCCTGCTACGGACCCCATGCATACTACAGCGATATCAGCGTCATCGAGCATATATTTTTCATAATATCCGTACTCTCTGCCGAATTTTTTTCCGAAATCTTTCCCGACCTCAAGGATGATCTTGCCTGCATTCCTCATAGCTTCGGCTGCCTGCATCTTGTGCTCAAAATAATAATTCTGAAGGTCCAAAGCACCTATGGTGACGGGGTTCTTTAGATCCAGAAGGTTTGTGTAAGCGGGGAATTTCCCGACATAGTCTTTTACAACATTATCATCAAGCATCTCGATCTTCTCCAGGCAATGGCTGATTATGAACCCGTCCGTCGTCACCATCACGGGAAGTCTCACATCAGTGTGTTCCGCTATCTTGACGGCCTGGAGCAGATTGTCATACGCTTCCTGGCTGTTCTCGGAGAATATCTGTATCCATCCGAAATCCCTTGCCGCCATCGTGTCGCTGTGGTCGTTGTGGATGTTGATCGGGCCGCTCAAAGCCCTGTTCACCTCGGGCATCACTATCGGGAGCCTGAGCGCGGAAGCGATCGGCAGCATCTCGTACATAAGGGCGAGTCCCTGGGATGATGTCCCCGTCATGGCCCTCGCGCCGGCCGCGGATGCCGCTATAGTCGCGCTCATCGCGGAATGCTCGCTCTCCACCGCGACATACTCCGTGTTCACGAGCCCGTCAGCCACGAACTGGGAAAAGATCATGACGATCTCTGTCGCCGGTGTTATCGGATAAGCCGCGACCACATCGGGATTTATCTGGCGCATGGCCTCCGCCATCGCCTCGTTGCCTGTCTTTGCCGCGATTTGAACCATTTTACTTTTCCTCCTTGACCAGTTGGACGGCTTTTACCGGCTTCACGGGGCAGACGTCAACGCAGATCCCGCAGCCTTTGCAGTAACGGTAATCTATCCCGTCAAATTTGCCGTCTTTCACTTTTACCGCGCTGTCCGGGCAATAAATATAACAGAACAGGCAGTTGATGCAGAGCTTGTCGTCTTTTACCGGCCTGGACGTCCTCCAGTCTCCGGTCTCAAATTCCGCCGCGGTCCCCGCCTTTAACTCGTCGCCCAGCGGGAGTTCCTTCCATCCCAGTTCTTTCGCCATCTTATTCTCCCTTCGCTTCTTCAAAAGCCCGTTTCACGGCGTTCAGGTTGCCTTCGATCACTTCGGGTTTTGAGGCGAATTTCTTCGCCAGTTTTTTCTTAAGGTCTTCGATCAGAAGATCTATGTCAAGGATATTTGAAGCCTTGATCAATGCCCCCAGCATCGGCGTGTTGGGTATATCTCTGCCGATTGTTTCCTTCGAGATCTTTGAAGCATCCACCGTAAATATCTTTCTTCCTTTAAGATTTATCTTGGAGCGGACAGATACGGCCGTATCGCCTGTGTTCACTATAAGTATGCCGTCATCTTTCAACCCTTTTGTCACATCGACCTTTCCCATAAGGGTAGGGTCAAGGACAAGCACGATGCCTGGCTCGGTTATCCCGTAATGCACGGTGATCGGGTCCCCGCTTATCCTGTTGAAAGAAGCGACCGGGGCTCCCATCCTTTCCGGGCCGTATTCGGGAAATGCCTGGATGTGCTTTCCAAGGCTCATGGCAGCGTCTCCCAGAAGAAGAGCCGCCGTCTTAGCTCCCTGGCCTCCCCTTCCGTGCCAGCGTATCTCGGTCATGTTTTTCATTTTATGATATCCACCTTTCCAGTTGCGATAATACTTTATGAAGTCCAAACATTTGTAATAATATCATTATTGCGACCACGATTAAAGTGGCCGACAAGGCTTTCGTGCGCGTGACTTTGTATACTTTCTTTACAGCGGTACTCCACAGTCCCCACAGGTAAAAGATGATCACGAACAGGATTATTTTCGTCCCGGCCGTAAAATTCGCAAAAGATAATGCCTTGAATTTTGTCGCGCACGCCAGGACCGGCAGCAATATCAGCAAAAGCGCTGGGGCTGACGAATAATACGCCGACCTCACCATCTCCTTGAGCTCGCCTTTTCCGCCGGCCTTCACTGCTATATAATGTATTGCGCAAGCAGCCAGATAGAATGATGCCATCATCGATATGACCACAACCGACAGGACTATCAAAAACACCATTATAAAGAAGATCAGGACAAGAAGTAAGAAAACCGGGGCCACAATTAAAAGTTTTATGCCATAGATACCCTGTATAAGGGCTATCATCATCTGGGAAATGGAGGTGATATAGACCGCTACAGTTATGAACAACGAAAGCAGCCACGCGGTGATCAAAAGGAAAGAGAACGGCTTGTCGTTCAGTTCCCCCTTTTCCATGAACGTATAAAAATATATGGGCCTTGCGACGATCTTCCACCAGTCCCTGAAGTACCATCCGATCATTTTTTTCATGAAAGTTCTCTCCTTCCTTCTATAGCTTTGAGCAGCGTCGCTTCGTCCGCGAAGTCCATGTCGGAACCTATAGGCAGCCCGGATGCGATCCTTGTCAGCCTGATACCCAGCGGCTTGATGATCTTTGTAAGATAAAATATCGTGGTCTCGCTCTCCGTTGTCGGGTTAAGCGCGACTAGGACTTCTTTCACCCCGTTCTTAAGCCTGCCAAGCAGCTCTTTTATCCTCAGATTGTCGGGGCCGACGCCGTCAAGCGGCGAGATCAAGCCTCCGAGCACGTGGAAACTTCCTTTGAATTCCCTTGTCCTTTCTATGGCTATCAGGTCTTTGGGTTCCGCGACCACGCACAGAAGGGACTTGTCCCTGCTGTTATCCCTGCATATGTCACAGGGATCTTTTACCGTGAGATTGAAGCAGACTGAACAGTAGCGAATATTTTTCTTGACCTCGGTCAGGGCTTTCGCGAGTTTTCCGACTTCCGCGTCTGTTATACCGAGGATATGGAATACCAGCCTTTGAGCCGACTTGGGCCCGATGCCGGGCAGCTTCTTAAATTCCTCTATGAGATCGTTGACGGGTTCCGGGTAGTGAGAAGGCATGTTATATGCCCAGCATACTTGAAAGCCCGGGGATATTCATGCCCCCGGTCATCGAGCTCATTTTTGATGACGATAATTTTTTTGCCTTCTCGAGCGCTTCGTTGACCGCTGTTTTTATCATCTCGGACAATCTCTGCGCGTCACCTGTCGGAGCCAGCGCGGGGTCGATCTTGATCTCTTTTATTTCCATATTGCCGTTCATCGTTACGATCACCGCGCCCCTGCCTGAGCCTGCGGTCACCGTCTCCGCCGACAGTTCCTCCGAAGCTTTTTTCATGCCGTCCTGCATCTGTTTTGCCTGTTTCATCATTTCGTTTATATCGAACATCCGCCTGCTCCTTGCTCTAAACTGTTTTTCCGTCGAACATCTCTATAATATCATCTGCGGAGACCGGCGCAACAGGTCTTTCCGAAGTTTTTTTATCCTCTTCTCCCATCACGCATATCACGGAGATCTTTTTTCCCGTTATTTCTCCTATTGCCTCCTCGACATTTGTTTTATTGGCTTGCTCCTCGATCCTCGCCTTGTGGAAGGAATACCCTTTTTTGAACTTCAGGACCACCCTTCCTTTTCCGTCAAGCGACGAGACTTCCGCCTCGCACAGCGAGACGTATCCGAAAACGTTCCTGGCCTTTACTTTTTCCAGGATCTCCTTCCATTTCCCCCTGATGCTTGATAAGGCTTCGTCCTTTGACATTACCGCCGCTTCGCCTTCCGGAACATTTTTTTCCGGCGCTATTTTGACAGCTTCCTTTATCTGATCCCGGCCCGCTCCTTCCATCGCCTCAAGCAAGGCTATTTCAAGTACAAGCCTTGAATTCCTGTGCCATTTCATGTCCGTCTCCGCGCCGGAGATGGCTTTTATTATCATTTTTATTTTTGAAAGAGGATGGTTTTCGCAGCTTTTCTTCAGCCGGTTTATCTGTTCCTCCGACAGTTCAAGGACACTTTCGCTCCCCACCTTTACCATAAGCAGGTTCCTGAAATGGTACACGAGGTCTTTCGCGAGCTGCTCCACGCTCACTCCCTGATCGACGGCTTTCTGCACGGAAATCAGGATGTCCTTCTCGTTCCCGTTCAGGACAGCTTCCCCCATTCCGAAAAGGAACTCGGGTTCGGCCGTCCCGAGGACTTCGACGACATCTTCGACTTTGATCTCGCCCTCGCAGAACGAAGAGAGCTGGTCTATCAGCGATATGGCATCCCTCATCGCGCCTTCCGAGGACCTCGCGATAAGACGCACCGCATCATCGCTGATCTTTTGCCCCTCATCTTTCGCGATCTTTTTCAGATGCTTAATTATCTCATCAAGGGATATCCTGCCGAAATCAAACCTCTGGCAGCGAGAAGAGATCGTCACCGGCACTCTCTGCGGCTCGGTCGTCGCCAGGATGAATACCGTGTCCGGCGGCGGCTCTTCCAGGGTCTTTAACAGCGCGTTGAACGCCTCCGGCGTGAGCATATGCACCTCATCGATTATATAGATCTTGTATCTGCCTTCCACGGGTTTGAACCTGATCTTTTCTCTGAGGTCTCTTATCTCGTCTATCCCGCGGTTGGATGCCGCATCTATCTCGATCACGTTAAGGGCGTAGCCGGAGGTGATCTTCCTGCACTGGTCGCATTTCCCGCACGGTTTTACAGTTGCCGCGTCCCCGCAATTGAGAGCCTTGGCAAATATCCTCGCGGTCGATGTCTTACCGGTGCCGCGCGGTCCTGTAAAAAGATACGCGTGGCCTATCCTTTTGCCGCTTATCGCGTTCTTCAGCGTTGTAATTATCGGCTCCTGGCCGATTATCTCTTCAAATGTCTGCGACCGGTATTTTCTGTACAACGAGATATGGTTCATGTTCTCACCTAATATAGACTCTCGGGACCCTTTTTCCTATCCCGCAGATCACTTCGTAGTTTATTGTACCGTCAAGACGCGCTATCTCATCAGCCGTGATGGTTTGTTTACCCTGGCTTCCGATGATCACCGCATCGTCGCCCATTTCGATCTTATCATTATCCGCGTCGATCAGCGTCATGTCCATCGTAACATTGCCGACAATAGGCCGCTTTTTCCCCCTGATTATTACCGATCCCTTGCCCGACAGCCCCCTTGAAAGCCCGTCCGCGTATCCGACCGGAAGAGTCGCTATCTTAGTCCTTTTTGTGGTCCTGTAAGCTGCGCCGTAGCTCAAGGGCGTCCCTTTTTCGACCTCTTTTAAATATAACACTTTTGTTTTGAACGAAAGCACCGGTTGAAGCCAGGGCCGTTTGAGTCGTTTTGACGAAGGAAACAATCCGTACATGCATATCCCGATCCTGACCATGTCCAGATGGGTCTCGGGAAAGAATAATGCGGCCGCGCTGTTCGCCGCGTGCTTGATCGGAGGATCGATCCCTTCTTTTTTGAGAAGCCCGACGGTCTTCATGAAAGATCCGAACTGTTTGGCCGTGAACGGGCTGCCCGGGTCGTCCGCTTTTGAAAAATGAGTGAATATTCCTTCGATGAAGATGTTAGGGAGGCTTGATATCCTCACCGCTGTCGCGACCGCGTCATTCAGGAGCATCCCTACCCTTCCCATCCCCGTATCCAATTTGATATGTATCTTTGCCGTTTTCTTCTTCTGCCCGGCGATATCCGACAGCGCCTGGGCCTGGTGAAAAGTGTAGACGGTCTGCGTGAGGCCCGCGTCCAGCAGCCTTTCAAGATACGCGGCGGGCGTCTCGCTCAGGATCAATATCGGCGTTTTAATATAAGCCGACCTCAGTTCAAGAGCCTCTCCCAGTGTAGCCACGCCGAGGTAATCAACGCGGGCTTTTTCCGCCGCTTTTGACACTTCCACCGCGCCGTGGCCGTAAGCGTTGGCTTTTACGATCGCCATGAACTTTGTCGAAGGCGATAAAATACCGCGCATCTCATCGATGTTGCGATGAAGTTTTTTCAGGTCTATTTCCGCGCAGGTAGGTCTGAACGGTTCCATCATCATCCTTTCGGCAGAGAAAATATGAACTTTGAACCGGTGCCGGGCCCGTCGCTTTCAGCCCAGATACGGCCTCCGTGAGCTTCGACCGTCTCCCGGCATATAGAGAGCCCCAGCCCGACCCCTGTCCTGAACTTAATGGTATCATCCTCGACCTGGTAGAACTTGGCAAAGATCTTTCCCAGCTGTTCCTGCCTCAAACCGATGCCGTTGTCCGCCACGCTGACGATGACGTCTTTTTCACCGTCCCTGACGGAGACCGTCACGTGCCCGCCTTTATCCGTGTATTTCAACGCGTTGTTCATAAGATTTGTCAGCACTCTCGCGATCCTGTTCTTGTCCGCGTGGAACGCGGGAATATCCGGCGGTATATCCGTGCTTACGGTGATCTCTTTTGCGCTTGAAAAAGATTTGGACTCGAACAGCACGTTATCCACGACCTCTTTTATATCGAAAGGGCTTATCTCAAGCTTCAACTGTCTCGCTTCCATCTTGGCGCTGTCTAAAAGCTCGTCTATCAGGACCATCAGCTTTTCCGTGTTCGAACTTGCTATGCCGAGGAATTTCTGCTGCTGTGGAGTGGTTTCTCCGGTGATGTTTTTCATTATCAGCGTCAGCGATTCCTTGATGTTTGCCAGCGGGGTCCTTATCTCGTGAGACATCTT carries:
- the recR gene encoding recombination mediator RecR, which translates into the protein MPSHYPEPVNDLIEEFKKLPGIGPKSAQRLVFHILGITDAEVGKLAKALTEVKKNIRYCSVCFNLTVKDPCDICRDNSRDKSLLCVVAEPKDLIAIERTREFKGSFHVLGGLISPLDGVGPDNLRIKELLGRLKNGVKEVLVALNPTTESETTIFYLTKIIKPLGIRLTRIASGLPIGSDMDFADEATLLKAIEGRRELS
- the alr gene encoding alanine racemase, with the translated sequence MMEPFRPTCAEIDLKKLHRNIDEMRGILSPSTKFMAIVKANAYGHGAVEVSKAAEKARVDYLGVATLGEALELRSAYIKTPILILSETPAAYLERLLDAGLTQTVYTFHQAQALSDIAGQKKKTAKIHIKLDTGMGRVGMLLNDAVATAVRISSLPNIFIEGIFTHFSKADDPGSPFTAKQFGSFMKTVGLLKKEGIDPPIKHAANSAAALFFPETHLDMVRIGICMYGLFPSSKRLKRPWLQPVLSFKTKVLYLKEVEKGTPLSYGAAYRTTKRTKIATLPVGYADGLSRGLSGKGSVIIRGKKRPIVGNVTMDMTLIDADNDKIEMGDDAVIIGSQGKQTITADEIARLDGTINYEVICGIGKRVPRVYIR
- a CDS encoding 4Fe-4S binding protein, with product MAKELGWKELPLGDELKAGTAAEFETGDWRTSRPVKDDKLCINCLFCYIYCPDSAVKVKDGKFDGIDYRYCKGCGICVDVCPVKPVKAVQLVKEEK
- a CDS encoding AAA family ATPase, with amino-acid sequence MAEIKISDAIKTLLEVLPSRIKDKIYSSVDFSDMIEVILDLGKMPEVRFEKKVFYLEDEFVKQEDIDHISSKVGMFTSDNRAGIERTLHRISAIRNRTGKIIGLTCRVGRAAYGTIDIIKDIIKSNKSILFMGPPGIGKTTKLREAARVLSGELGKRVIVVDTSNEIAGDGDIPHEGIGKARRMQVPSPEKQHAVMIEAVENHMPEVIIIDEIGTEAEAEAARTIAERGVVLIGTAHGQTLENLISNPTLSDLAGGIQTVILGDEEAKRRRTQKAVLERKAPPTFDTVVEIRERDVMAIYKDTASAVDQFLRGRIPTPEVRVRKADGKIEIKQKAIEPMPEISDEEIEKTIEEKQDNETKIYAYGMNNSRVNRVINAVNVPASVVDNLDDADIIITTRAKASADPKIVKLAGSHKIPLHVLKGGTANQVTRFLKNFFKISPDQDEIEKTAVSEVEEAVEEVKNTRKTIDLSPQNSYIRRLQHQLIERHNMKAQSVGEEPNRKVRIYPK
- a CDS encoding thiamine pyrophosphate-dependent enzyme, with translation MATLKELASREDRLTGGHRMCPGCGAPIIVRQVLMAVKEPVVVTCATGCLEVSTTIFPYSAWKTPFLHSAFENAGASISGIEAAYKSLKRQGKLSDEIRFIAFGGDGGTYDIGFQALSGAMERGHDILYVCYDNQAYMNTSIQRSGATPIGANTTTEPAGKVQQGKRMWRKDLTEIMVAHNIPYAAQSVCGNWMDLTKKVEKAMSIRGPKFLNVLQPCQLGWGYPMDKTVEMGKLAVDTCFWPLYEVENGKYKLNYTPKEKKQLVDFMKPQSRFRHLFKPGNKELLDRIQKELDEKWELLNKKCRCFAV
- a CDS encoding 2-oxoacid:acceptor oxidoreductase family protein; this translates as MKNMTEIRWHGRGGQGAKTAALLLGDAAMSLGKHIQAFPEYGPERMGAPVASFNRISGDPITVHYGITEPGIVLVLDPTLMGKVDVTKGLKDDGILIVNTGDTAVSVRSKINLKGRKIFTVDASKISKETIGRDIPNTPMLGALIKASNILDIDLLIEDLKKKLAKKFASKPEVIEGNLNAVKRAFEEAKGE
- the dnaX gene encoding DNA polymerase III subunit gamma/tau encodes the protein MNHISLYRKYRSQTFEEIIGQEPIITTLKNAISGKRIGHAYLFTGPRGTGKTSTARIFAKALNCGDAATVKPCGKCDQCRKITSGYALNVIEIDAASNRGIDEIRDLREKIRFKPVEGRYKIYIIDEVHMLTPEAFNALLKTLEEPPPDTVFILATTEPQRVPVTISSRCQRFDFGRISLDEIIKHLKKIAKDEGQKISDDAVRLIARSSEGAMRDAISLIDQLSSFCEGEIKVEDVVEVLGTAEPEFLFGMGEAVLNGNEKDILISVQKAVDQGVSVEQLAKDLVYHFRNLLMVKVGSESVLELSEEQINRLKKSCENHPLSKIKMIIKAISGAETDMKWHRNSRLVLEIALLEAMEGAGRDQIKEAVKIAPEKNVPEGEAAVMSKDEALSSIRGKWKEILEKVKARNVFGYVSLCEAEVSSLDGKGRVVLKFKKGYSFHKARIEEQANKTNVEEAIGEITGKKISVICVMGEEDKKTSERPVAPVSADDIIEMFDGKTV
- a CDS encoding HU family DNA-binding protein, with protein sequence MNQKQLADKLAKKFDGKRSKMEEMLESAVAFMTEALVKGEKVRLVGFGNFTVKNRKGRVGRNPRTGEKIEIPMTKCPTFVAGFNLKKAVRGK
- a CDS encoding pseudouridine synthase, with the protein product MIILFNKPYGVLCQFTDKQGRPTLKNYLDIPDIYPAGRLDLDSEGLVVLSNNGDLLHNLTDPLCKKLKTYIAQVEGIPEKVQIDKIARGIIIEGKKTLPARVRMIGEPVLWERSKPVRYRKTIPASWLEISVTEGRNRQVRKMTAAVGLPCLRLVRIAVGPYKLDDLKPGEFKRETGK
- a CDS encoding YbaB/EbfC family nucleoid-associated protein, which gives rise to MFDINEMMKQAKQMQDGMKKASEELSAETVTAGSGRGAVIVTMNGNMEIKEIKIDPALAPTGDAQRLSEMIKTAVNEALEKAKKLSSSKMSSMTGGMNIPGLSSMLGI
- the porA gene encoding pyruvate ferredoxin oxidoreductase codes for the protein MVQIAAKTGNEAMAEAMRQINPDVVAAYPITPATEIVMIFSQFVADGLVNTEYVAVESEHSAMSATIAASAAGARAMTGTSSQGLALMYEMLPIASALRLPIVMPEVNRALSGPINIHNDHSDTMAARDFGWIQIFSENSQEAYDNLLQAVKIAEHTDVRLPVMVTTDGFIISHCLEKIEMLDDNVVKDYVGKFPAYTNLLDLKNPVTIGALDLQNYYFEHKMQAAEAMRNAGKIILEVGKDFGKKFGREYGYYEKYMLDDADIAVVCMGSVAGSMKEVVNEYRAKGVKIGLLKLRVFRPFPEKEIADALENIKAIAVIDRCDGYAAKGGPLFEEIKCALYERSKRPLVADYICGLGGREVTQSHLNEIVEDLKAISSVGKIKIIEETNKAAQGEPVKQVVSYKGVR